One genomic window of Luteitalea pratensis includes the following:
- a CDS encoding segregation and condensation protein A, whose amino-acid sequence MTTPSPEFESSLERFPVKLEVFEGPLDLLLHLIKKHELDIYDIPIALITRQYLDYIGFMQDLQLDVAGDFLVMAATLIHIKSRSLLPRPAPEQEDPEEDPREALVRRLVEHQKFKAAAELLHDRETVRSAQWSRPDERIAALAGEGLDKEPELEVDLFSLMTAFKAIVERAKHRPANYLPMEQIPLEMRIEQLMARLAGVEALGFEELFDDIAQRADLIVTFLAILEMIRLKVLRVVQSGTGGPIRVYKRDRPADAPRPIEHHEPAARPQGTPGSQS is encoded by the coding sequence ATGACCACGCCGTCTCCCGAGTTCGAGTCGTCACTCGAGCGCTTCCCCGTGAAGCTCGAGGTCTTCGAGGGTCCCCTCGACCTCCTGCTGCACCTGATCAAGAAGCACGAACTCGACATCTACGACATTCCGATCGCGCTGATCACCCGCCAGTACCTCGACTACATCGGGTTCATGCAGGACCTGCAGCTCGATGTTGCCGGGGACTTCCTGGTGATGGCGGCGACGCTGATCCACATCAAGTCGCGCAGCCTGCTGCCGCGGCCGGCGCCCGAGCAGGAAGATCCCGAGGAGGATCCGCGCGAGGCGCTCGTGCGTCGGCTCGTCGAGCACCAGAAGTTCAAGGCCGCCGCCGAACTGCTGCACGATCGCGAGACGGTCCGCAGCGCCCAGTGGTCGCGTCCCGACGAGCGCATCGCTGCGCTCGCGGGCGAGGGGCTCGACAAGGAGCCCGAACTCGAGGTCGACCTCTTCAGCCTCATGACGGCCTTCAAGGCCATCGTCGAGCGGGCCAAGCATCGGCCGGCCAACTACCTCCCGATGGAGCAGATACCGCTCGAGATGCGCATCGAGCAGTTGATGGCGCGCCTCGCTGGCGTCGAGGCCCTGGGCTTCGAGGAGTTGTTCGACGACATCGCCCAGCGGGCCGATCTCATCGTCACGTTCCTCGCCATTCTGGAGATGATTCGCCTCAAGGTGCTGCGCGTCGTCCAGAGCGGCACCGGCGGGCCCATTCGGGTGTACAAGCGGGATCGTCCCGCCGACGCGCCCCGTCCGATCGAGCACCACGAGCCCGCCGCGCGGCCGCAAGGCACGCCCGGATCGCAGTCATGA
- a CDS encoding pseudouridine synthase, which produces MPQERLQKILSAAGIASRRVAESLIAEGRVRVNGEVVNELGTKADGQTDRIEVDGRRLHTAVPRRYILLYKPVHYVTTRSDPQRRPTVLTLLGEAGQGLYPVGRLDFDSEGLILLTNDGELADRLTHPRHEVPRTYEVRVFGVPAGETMRRLETGVPLDGRRTAPAKVRVIESFTKKSGEQSLLQIVIHEGRNRQVRRMFQAVGLPVITLARTSIGTLTDRRMKPGMYRELRPAEVQQLRADAGLAAGPAPARTRTSSEPQAGVRFGHAPTPSHVKRSVGGKPRAPKITLREAARAAKPARGPRKRSR; this is translated from the coding sequence ATGCCGCAGGAGCGCCTCCAGAAGATTCTGTCCGCCGCCGGCATCGCCTCGCGGCGCGTCGCCGAGTCGCTCATCGCCGAGGGACGGGTGCGCGTCAATGGCGAGGTCGTCAACGAGCTCGGGACCAAGGCCGATGGCCAGACCGATCGCATCGAGGTGGACGGCCGTCGGCTGCACACCGCGGTGCCGCGCCGCTACATCCTGCTGTACAAGCCGGTGCACTACGTCACCACGCGGTCGGACCCGCAGCGCCGGCCGACGGTGCTGACGCTGCTGGGCGAGGCGGGGCAGGGGCTGTACCCGGTGGGGCGGCTCGACTTCGATTCCGAGGGGTTGATTCTCCTCACCAACGACGGCGAGCTCGCGGATCGGCTCACGCACCCGCGTCACGAGGTGCCGCGCACGTACGAGGTGCGTGTGTTCGGCGTGCCCGCCGGCGAGACGATGCGACGGCTCGAGACCGGCGTGCCGCTCGACGGACGCCGCACGGCACCGGCGAAGGTCCGCGTCATCGAGAGCTTCACGAAGAAGTCGGGCGAGCAGTCGCTGCTGCAGATCGTGATTCACGAAGGCCGTAACCGGCAGGTCCGCCGGATGTTCCAGGCGGTGGGTCTGCCGGTGATCACGCTCGCGCGGACGAGCATCGGCACGCTGACCGATCGCCGCATGAAGCCGGGCATGTATCGGGAGCTGCGGCCAGCGGAGGTGCAGCAACTGCGTGCCGACGCTGGTCTCGCTGCCGGTCCGGCGCCGGCCAGGACGCGGACGAGCAGCGAGCCGCAGGCGGGCGTGCGCTTCGGCCACGCGCCGACTCCCAGTCACGTCAAGCGCAGCGTGGGCGGCAAGCCGAGGGCGCCAAAGATCACGTTGCGCGAGGCCGCGCGCGCCGCCAAGCCCGCACGCGGACCGCGCAAGCGATCCAGATGA
- the uvrC gene encoding excinuclease ABC subunit UvrC, whose protein sequence is MAIEDLKTQIARLPEQPGVYLYCNPAGETIYVGKARALRDRVRSYLGARGSSPKTEALLDEVTSLDVIVTDSVVEALALENNLIKERSPKYNIKLRDDKTYPYLRLSTSEGFPRVTVVRRVANDGDYYAGPFMPASLAWQTRSLSHKLFGIRSCREVITGQRGRPCLEYDIKRCLAPCVAAICSQADYQHAVRDARLLLDGRTEELVADLESRMQAAADEQRYEQAAQLRDTIRTLETLRDRQQKMATPRMGDRDAIGVKLGPGGAVVQVFQVRSGRVVDRVEMVTNADQARDARLDELLERAVTHAYTEQAPPPEVLLPIALPDMDLLAEWLSARAGRQVLVSVPQRGDKKALLELAERNASLSYAARFNAEGAANYEALETLQAALGLAALPRRIDCFDISTLQGAETVASMVVCQDGRMKRSEYRKYRIRAESGSRESGVGNRAAGRIVPVPEVVAGIVGTSDFATQGPREAGPEGGLPGGRYPEPGARFLDDFAAMTQVVTRRYRKVADEDGPWPDLIVIDGGKGQLNAAYDALEALGLDHLVAVGLAKQEELVFTRDREDPIAFGDGTPALRMLQRIRDEAHRFAVTFHRAARANRDLRSELDEVTQIGPRRRRQLLTTFGSVAGVRRASREELTTVVGAKAADAVLRHFASGA, encoded by the coding sequence ATGGCCATTGAAGACCTGAAGACCCAGATCGCACGCCTGCCCGAGCAGCCCGGGGTGTACCTCTATTGCAACCCCGCGGGCGAGACGATCTACGTGGGCAAGGCACGCGCGCTACGCGACCGCGTGCGCAGCTACCTTGGGGCGCGTGGCTCGTCACCCAAGACCGAAGCCCTGCTCGACGAGGTCACCAGCCTCGACGTCATCGTCACCGACTCGGTGGTCGAAGCGCTTGCCCTCGAGAACAACCTCATCAAGGAACGGTCGCCGAAGTACAACATCAAGCTCCGCGACGACAAGACGTACCCGTACCTGCGGCTCAGCACCTCGGAGGGTTTCCCGCGCGTGACCGTCGTGCGCCGCGTGGCCAATGACGGCGACTACTACGCCGGGCCGTTCATGCCCGCCTCGCTGGCCTGGCAGACACGCAGCCTGTCGCACAAGCTGTTCGGCATCCGCTCGTGCCGCGAGGTGATCACGGGGCAGCGGGGGCGCCCCTGCCTCGAATACGACATCAAGCGTTGTCTCGCCCCGTGCGTCGCCGCCATCTGTAGCCAGGCCGACTACCAGCACGCCGTGCGGGACGCGCGCCTGCTCCTCGATGGCCGCACCGAGGAACTGGTGGCCGACCTCGAATCGCGCATGCAGGCCGCGGCCGATGAGCAACGCTACGAGCAGGCGGCGCAGCTGCGCGACACGATCCGGACGCTCGAGACGCTACGCGACAGGCAGCAGAAGATGGCGACGCCGCGCATGGGCGACCGCGATGCCATCGGCGTGAAGCTCGGGCCCGGCGGCGCCGTGGTGCAGGTGTTCCAGGTGCGGTCGGGGCGGGTCGTGGATCGCGTCGAGATGGTGACCAACGCCGACCAGGCGCGCGACGCGCGGCTCGACGAACTGCTCGAACGGGCGGTCACGCACGCGTACACGGAGCAGGCACCCCCGCCAGAGGTGCTGTTGCCGATCGCCTTGCCGGACATGGACCTGCTGGCTGAATGGTTGTCGGCCCGGGCCGGGCGACAGGTGCTGGTGAGCGTGCCCCAGCGCGGCGACAAGAAGGCGCTCCTCGAACTGGCCGAGCGCAACGCCTCGCTGTCCTACGCCGCACGCTTCAACGCGGAGGGCGCGGCCAACTACGAGGCACTCGAGACGTTGCAGGCCGCCCTGGGGCTGGCCGCGCTGCCACGCCGGATCGACTGCTTCGACATCTCCACGCTGCAGGGCGCCGAGACGGTCGCGTCGATGGTGGTGTGCCAGGACGGTCGGATGAAACGGTCGGAGTATCGGAAATACCGGATCAGGGCCGAGTCGGGGAGTCGAGAGTCGGGAGTCGGGAATCGGGCGGCCGGACGTATCGTTCCGGTTCCGGAGGTTGTCGCGGGCATCGTCGGCACGTCAGACTTTGCGACACAAGGTCCGCGGGAGGCCGGCCCCGAGGGCGGCCTCCCCGGTGGCCGGTACCCGGAGCCCGGAGCCCGGTTCCTTGACGACTTCGCGGCCATGACCCAGGTGGTCACGCGCCGCTACCGCAAGGTCGCCGACGAGGACGGCCCCTGGCCGGACCTGATCGTCATCGACGGCGGCAAGGGCCAGTTGAATGCCGCCTACGACGCCCTCGAAGCGCTGGGGCTCGATCACCTGGTCGCCGTCGGTCTCGCCAAGCAGGAAGAGTTGGTCTTCACCCGCGACCGGGAAGACCCGATCGCGTTCGGCGATGGCACGCCGGCCTTGCGGATGCTGCAGCGCATCCGGGACGAGGCGCACCGCTTTGCGGTGACCTTCCACCGCGCGGCCCGTGCCAATCGCGACCTGCGTTCCGAACTCGACGAGGTCACGCAGATCGGTCCGCGGCGGCGCCGCCAGTTGCTGACGACATTCGGCAGCGTCGCCGGCGTGCGGCGGGCCAGCCGCGAGGAACTGACGACGGTCGTCGGCGCGAAGGCCGCCGACGCGGTGCTGCGTCACTTCGCCTCCGGCGCCTGA
- the trpS gene encoding tryptophan--tRNA ligase, translating into MTKRVVSGMRPTGKLHLGHLVGALRNWTELQEQYDCFYFAADWHALTTDYADTSRLQSYVIDNVIDWIAAGVDPERSTIFVQSLVPEHAELHLLLSMMIPIPWLERVPTYKELQGQLTEKDLSTYGFLGYPLLQTADVIMYDANFVPVGEDQVPHLELSREVVRRVHHMHGRIFVEPEPLLTDFSRLPGLDNRKMSKSYQNTIDLSDSVADVETKVRAMYTDPKRVRADIPGTVEDNPVFTYHDAFNPDHDEVEDLKTRYREGRVGDVEVKKKLARALNAAMEPLRERRAALDAHPERVREIIHEGSRKARVIAVETMKRVRDALHLAY; encoded by the coding sequence GTGACCAAGCGCGTGGTGTCGGGCATGCGCCCGACCGGGAAACTGCATCTGGGGCACCTCGTCGGGGCCCTGCGCAACTGGACCGAACTGCAGGAGCAGTACGACTGCTTCTACTTCGCAGCCGACTGGCATGCGCTCACGACCGACTATGCCGACACGAGCCGGCTGCAGTCGTACGTGATCGACAACGTGATCGATTGGATCGCTGCCGGCGTCGACCCCGAACGGTCGACGATCTTCGTGCAGTCGCTGGTGCCCGAGCACGCCGAACTGCACCTGCTTCTGTCGATGATGATTCCGATCCCGTGGCTCGAGCGCGTGCCCACGTACAAGGAACTGCAGGGGCAACTCACCGAGAAGGACCTCTCGACCTACGGGTTCCTCGGCTACCCGCTGCTGCAGACGGCCGACGTGATCATGTACGACGCGAACTTCGTGCCGGTCGGTGAGGACCAGGTGCCGCACCTCGAGCTCTCGCGCGAGGTGGTGCGCCGCGTTCACCACATGCACGGGCGCATCTTCGTCGAGCCGGAGCCGCTGCTGACGGACTTCTCCCGCCTTCCCGGCCTGGACAACCGGAAGATGAGCAAGAGCTACCAGAACACCATCGACCTGTCCGACAGTGTTGCCGACGTGGAGACCAAGGTCCGCGCGATGTACACCGACCCCAAGCGCGTGCGCGCAGACATCCCCGGCACCGTCGAGGACAACCCGGTGTTCACCTACCACGATGCGTTCAACCCGGATCACGACGAGGTCGAGGATCTGAAGACGCGCTACCGCGAGGGACGCGTCGGCGACGTGGAGGTCAAGAAGAAACTGGCGCGAGCCCTGAACGCGGCGATGGAACCGCTGCGGGAGCGGCGCGCCGCCCTCGACGCGCACCCGGAACGCGTGCGCGAGATCATCCATGAAGGCTCGCGCAAGGCACGCGTCATCGCCGTCGAGACGATGAAGCGGGTGCGCGACGCGTTGCACCTGGCGTACTGA
- the scpB gene encoding SMC-Scp complex subunit ScpB produces the protein MSDDNTPDVTVEDDVNAAVAPEAPAPSRSRRGKGRGTTPGARVDPADDARTGEAVEPVPAAESETGADASVPEQEADGDDDLVRESSMSASAFEAITGELKDPELFDPEEVANAPRAPHPLKPVVEALIFASPEPLTLKAMGRLLDDQPREDIETALAEVRESYLRSDGLQLVEVAGGFQIVTRPELYEWVRRLFKERTTSKLSVQALETLAVIAYKQPVTSGEIAEIRGVSATTGVLNTLLDRKLVKIVGRKQVVGRPFMYGTTREFLDKFGLKDLSDLPKVEDMSEALGFDLPSPVGEGDGVSLPFGDAAPVEPLLFEDEELQATAPRGGSHVPVAPPASTEAPAEVSLDTDAPAASDAPDEER, from the coding sequence ATGAGCGACGACAACACACCCGACGTGACCGTCGAAGACGACGTCAACGCGGCCGTGGCCCCGGAGGCCCCGGCTCCTTCCAGAAGCAGGCGCGGCAAGGGCAGGGGCACGACGCCCGGCGCTCGAGTCGATCCCGCTGATGACGCGCGCACCGGCGAGGCTGTCGAGCCCGTGCCGGCGGCCGAGTCCGAGACCGGAGCCGATGCGTCCGTCCCCGAGCAGGAGGCCGATGGCGACGACGACCTCGTGCGCGAGTCGTCGATGTCGGCGAGCGCCTTCGAGGCCATCACCGGGGAACTGAAGGATCCGGAGTTGTTCGACCCCGAGGAGGTCGCCAACGCGCCGCGTGCCCCGCATCCCCTCAAGCCGGTGGTCGAGGCGCTGATCTTTGCGTCGCCGGAGCCGCTGACGCTGAAGGCCATGGGACGGCTGCTCGACGACCAGCCCCGCGAGGACATCGAGACGGCGCTGGCCGAAGTCCGCGAGTCGTACCTGCGGTCGGACGGCCTGCAACTGGTCGAAGTCGCGGGCGGTTTCCAGATCGTCACGCGTCCGGAGCTCTACGAGTGGGTGCGGCGCCTGTTCAAGGAGCGCACCACCTCGAAGCTGTCAGTGCAGGCACTCGAGACGCTGGCGGTGATCGCGTACAAGCAGCCGGTCACCTCCGGCGAGATCGCGGAGATCCGCGGGGTCAGCGCGACGACCGGCGTGCTCAACACGCTGCTCGATCGCAAGCTGGTGAAGATCGTCGGGCGCAAGCAGGTCGTCGGCCGTCCGTTCATGTACGGCACGACACGCGAGTTCCTGGACAAGTTCGGACTCAAGGACCTCTCCGACCTGCCGAAGGTCGAGGACATGTCCGAAGCGCTCGGTTTCGACCTGCCTTCGCCGGTGGGCGAGGGCGACGGCGTGTCGCTGCCCTTCGGCGACGCGGCGCCGGTCGAGCCGCTGCTGTTCGAGGACGAGGAACTGCAGGCGACCGCACCGCGGGGCGGCAGTCACGTGCCCGTGGCCCCGCCTGCGTCCACCGAGGCGCCTGCCGAGGTCAGCCTCGACACCGATGCGCCGGCGGCCTCCGACGCCCCAGACGAGGAACGCTGA
- a CDS encoding site-2 protease family protein, protein MEIGSIVLAFIGLLLALTVHEAAHAWAASRLGDPTARLQGRLSLNPVVHIDPIGTVMLPLLAFAMNAPIIGWAKPVPVDGRYLKHFRRDFMWIALAGPASNLLLAMLASLLLRALPLLPASVGAISVVEPLLQFAYGFFRVNILLAMFNMIPVPPLDGSNVVAALLPPRLAHQWDQVRPYGIFVLYGLMLTGILGMLISPPSALLQELLLPRAVLLRLVQLL, encoded by the coding sequence GTGGAAATTGGCTCCATAGTTCTCGCGTTCATCGGCCTGCTGCTGGCCCTCACCGTGCACGAAGCCGCGCACGCGTGGGCGGCGTCGCGCCTCGGCGACCCCACGGCCCGCCTCCAGGGACGCCTCTCCCTCAACCCGGTGGTGCATATCGATCCGATCGGCACGGTCATGCTGCCGCTGCTGGCGTTTGCGATGAATGCGCCGATCATCGGCTGGGCCAAGCCCGTGCCGGTGGACGGGCGGTACCTGAAGCACTTTCGCCGCGACTTCATGTGGATCGCGCTGGCCGGGCCGGCGAGCAACCTGCTGCTGGCGATGCTCGCCAGCCTGCTGCTCCGCGCGCTGCCGCTGCTGCCCGCGTCGGTCGGGGCCATCTCGGTCGTCGAGCCGTTGCTGCAGTTCGCCTACGGCTTCTTCCGCGTGAACATCCTGCTGGCGATGTTCAACATGATCCCCGTGCCGCCCCTCGACGGCAGCAACGTCGTCGCGGCGCTGCTGCCGCCGCGGCTGGCGCACCAGTGGGACCAGGTGCGGCCGTACGGCATCTTCGTTCTCTACGGGCTGATGCTGACCGGCATCCTCGGCATGCTGATCTCGCCCCCGTCGGCCCTGCTGCAGGAACTGCTCCTGCCGCGCGCCGTCCTTCTCAGGCTCGTGCAACTGCTGTGA